The Brassica napus cultivar Da-Ae chromosome C1, Da-Ae, whole genome shotgun sequence DNA segment tattttaatatataagatacgaAGACAATTAGGAAAAGACGCCAGTGATCCCGTGATAGTCTTTaattaattgtaaatttttttttgaaaacgtgATTTGATAGTGATATGAAGAAGATGGCTCCTAATTTTAATCTTATATTCTGGAAATTTATGCTACATCGATCATTATATCAACAGTTGGTCCAGTTTGTCATATATTTTAACTGGAAGAGTCAGGAAGTATTTATGAATTGTCAAAGTTATCATAGTTAAGAAACGGCAAAGCTTGGCGACCAAGATAAAAGATGTCAGTCACTTTCAGTAAACGTGTCCAAGAATATTCAACGTTGGTTTTGTCTTATAAATACATAGCAACATGGAATTAAATCTAAACATCAGCCATAGTATATAGACTCCGGCTCATACACGTTTTCTTATAAACTACGACCATGTCTCTCTTAGCGTCCTTCTTTGGTTGCTTCGTTCCAAAATCTGGCTCAAAGATAAGCTCAAGCGATGGTAGTAGTAATTCCAAAACCTTGTCCTTGGAGAAACCAAAAAGCAAATCCAAATCTCCGAGAGCTCCAATGATAGTGTCTTATTTTCCCGTAGGTTCGAATCTTTCGCGTCTGTGAGAGAAGGCCAGAAGGTGACATATCTGTTGTGAAGGCtttcgtttttgttttgttcctctagtcctcttttttttgtttgattatgtATAAATTGTAATAgaccatttaaatatttaataaatggcGAGAATACCATTTCCTATTGTGAAGATGGTTTCGTCGCTGCGCTTGGTCCTAGGCTTGCAGGCTTCACACTGGTAGTCAGTTTCTAGACAACTGAGGTGGCAGAGGCTGTCTATAGAACCAAAATTGCGTTAGGTCATGTATCTCTCAGTAACATCTGTTTTGTGCTTCTCTGCTTTAGGAGTTCAATTTATGGCCTATTAGAGGTTAACTATGGCctttgtttgttcttttaatttgGAGCTttcattttctgtttttgtaatttataaataagaaaataatatgaaaaccTTTAAAAGAGTATTGGATAAAACATACATAGACCACACAAAAAAGGAAAGTATAATTGCTTTGCATAAAACCGGATTGAAATTTAACGTTCACATAAGTAAGGCAGAAGTGAAGTAGTTGATAGTATCAAATAAAAAGCTCAACAAAACGTTAACAACCTCTCAAACTTTTCCAAAAAGGAGGTACAGACGAGAATGCAGCTTAGACAGTCTGATCCTCAAGATTAGGCGCATGTTTTTCTCTTTTGCAAtctctttattttctgttttacaAATAAGACAGCAGCCATAAGAACATGCTGCCTAAAGTcataaaacataattattgACTATGTAAAGACACTTGACGGTGAGCAGAGAGTACAGTTTCAAAAACCGGTTAATGATAGGAATCTTCCGACGCCTAAGAGGCTGGACACTTGTTCTCTACTCAATAGTTGAACTTGCAAAATTTGAAGAGAAGACAAAAGAAGTGAAACGTTTCAGGACTTATTGGGCATGAATTTTCGTTTCAGGACTCAATCCTAACGTGTCTGTCACTTAGCTGTAGAGAATTATTCAATCTTATACAGTAGATTTAATCTTCCCCTCTATTAACCAAACAACTTTTTCTTACCCTAGACCTTACCGATATACATTGATGAACCATGTGAATATTTGTCTTTCATTGCGCTTTTGTTTTCTCACATCCATAATAACAACTTGATTGGATTAGTGATATGGAGTTTATTAGGAAAGACGACAATGACCCCGTGATAGTTGCTCCATTTTAGTCATATATGTTAACAAGAAGAATCAGAAAGTATTCATGAATTGTCAAAGATATCATAGTTAAGATAGGGCAAAGCTTGGCGACCAAGATAATTAAAGAGGTCACTTTCAAGAAAACGTGTCCAAAGAACATTCAACGCTGATGTTCTCTTATAAATACATACACTTCACATAGTTACCTGatactaaacctaaaacatCATCCatactaaacctaaaacatCATCCATCGTATATAGACTCCGGATCACGCACGTTTGCTTTGACACTCCGATGTTCATGTCTCTCTTAGACTTCTTTTTTGGTTGCTTCATTCCAAAATCTGGCTCAAAGAGAACCTCAACCGATGGTAGTAGTAACCCTAAAGTATTGTCCTTGGAGAAACCAAAAAGCAACTCCAAATGTCTGAGGGCTCCAATCATAGTGTCTCATTTTCCCGTACGTTCGAATCTTTCGCTACTGTAAGAGGAGACCAGAAGATGAAGTGTGTGAAATGTTGAAATATTTCTTGTGCAAGTCtttccttcttttttgtttctctaATTATCTTGTTTGTTTGATTATGTATAAATTGCAATAGACCATTCagatttataaaaacatatatggactgcaagaaaacagaaaataatCCGGCAACAAAAGAATTTGATTCGTATTCAGGACAAATTGAAGTTTTAACGAGTAGatatttagtaaataaatgTCAAAACAATACTAGTAATTCTGCTAATCAATGTCAGGAGGAGAGTGTTGACTGTGTCTGTGT contains these protein-coding regions:
- the BNAC01G03020D gene encoding uncharacterized protein BNAC01G03020D, which produces MSLLASFFGCFVPKSGSKISSSDGSSNSKTLSLEKPKSKSKSPRAPMIVSYFPVGSNLSRL
- the BNAC01G03030D gene encoding uncharacterized protein BNAC01G03030D, translating into MFMSLLDFFFGCFIPKSGSKRTSTDGSSNPKVLSLEKPKSNSKCLRAPIIVSHFPVRSNLSLL